The Cicer arietinum cultivar CDC Frontier isolate Library 1 unplaced genomic scaffold, Cicar.CDCFrontier_v2.0 Ca_scaffold_5707_v2.0, whole genome shotgun sequence genome window below encodes:
- the LOC101500749 gene encoding uncharacterized protein, translating to MCSSKTKVTVVIESSINTTTPPISRINGRPVLQPNCNNHVPNLERRNSIKKITPPPKSLSPPPLPNKTTSSILTPPISPIATKRGNDNNALNLSYEKIVIPKNITMKSSPSLERKKSKSFKEGSIGVVVEGSLSYCSSLITESPGSIAAGRREQVALMQAQRKMKIAHYGRSKSAKFERVVPIDPSITTEEEKRCSFITPNSDPIYIAYHDEEWGVPVHDDKMLFELLVLSGAQVGSDWTSTLKKRLDFRAAFSEFDAEKVANLTDKQMISISSEYGIDISKVRGVVDNANQILQVKKGFGSFAKYIWGFVNHKPISTKYKFSHKIPVKTSKSESISKDMIRRGFRFVGPTVVHSFMQAAGLTNDHLITCHKHLQCTLLAARLNIEQSL from the exons atgtgCAGCTCTAAGACCAAAGTAACTGTAGTCATAGAATCCTCCATCAACACAACAACACCACCAATTTCTAGAATCAATGGAAGACCAGTACTTCAACCAAATTGCAATAACCATGTTCCAAATCTTGAAAGAAGAAACTCAATCAAAAAAATAACACCACCACCAAAATCACTTTCTCCACCACCACTTCCAAACAAGACTACCAGTTCAATATTGACACCACCAATTTCTCCAATAGCTACAAAGAGAGGAAATGACAATAATGCCCTTAATTTAAGCTATGAAAAGATTGTGATTCCTAAAAACATAACAATGAAGAGTAGTCCAAGTTTGGAGAGAAAGAAATCAAAGAGTTTCAAAGAAGGGTCAATTGGTGTTGTTGTTGAAGGTTCATTGAGTTATTGTTCTTCTTTGATCACTGAGTCACCTGGAAGTATAGCAGCTGGGAGAAGGGAACAGGTGGCACTCATGCAGGCTCAGAGGAAAATGAAGATTGCTCATTATGGAAGATCTAAGTCTGCTAAATTTGAAAGAGTTGTTCCTATTGATCCTTCAATTACCACTGAAGAGGAGAAGAGATGCAGCTTTATCACACCCAATTCAG ATCCGATCTATATTGCTTATCATGATGAAGAATGGGGAGTTCCAGTTCATGATGACAA GATGTTGTTTGAACTTCTAGTTTTAAGTGGTGCTCAAGTTGGGTCTGATTGGACTTCAACCTTGAAAAAACGCCTAGATTTCAG GGCTGCATTTTCAGAATTTGATGCAGAAAAAGTGGCCAACTTGACTGATAAGCAAATGATTTCTATAAGTTCAGAATATGGCATTGATATAAGCAAAGTTAGAGGAGTTGTTGATAATGCTAACCAAATTTTACAG GTTAAAAAAGGGTTTGGTTCATTTGCCAAGTATATATGGGGGTTTGTGAATCATAAACCAATCTcaacaaaatacaaatttagCCACAAGATTCCAGTGAAGACATCAAAATCAGAGAGCATAAGCAAAGACATGATTAGAAGAGGTTTTAGGTTTGTTGGCCCAACAGTGGTTCATTCATTTATGCAGGCAGCTGGCCTAACAAATGACCACTTAATCACTTGTCATAAGCACTTGCAATGCACTTTATTGGCAGCTAGACTCAATATAGAGCAATCTCTATAG